In Desulfonatronum thiodismutans, the genomic window CCCGATGGACACGGCCCCGCGCACGGTCAGGTCCAGGTCCGGAAACTCCTCCCGGGCGATGTCCGAGCCGGAATACACCGAGGCCCCGGATTCGTTGACCATGACCACGAAGACGCCTTGCAGTCCCAGAGAGCGGACAAAAGCCTCTGTCTCCCGCCCGGCGGTGCCGTTGCCCACGGCCACGGCCTGGACGGCGAACCGCTCCACCAACTCCCGGATGCACCGCGCTGATTCCGCTGCCTGCCGTTCCGACCCGACCACGAAAACGGTCTCGTGATGCAGCAGCCCGCCCTGCTCGTCCAGACAGGCCAGCTTGGCCCCGGTGCGAAATCCCGGGTCCAGGGCCATGGTCCGCTTGCGGCCCAGGGGCGGGGACAGGAGCAGCTCGCGCAGGTTCGCGGAAAACACGCCGATCGCCTCCGCATCAGCCCGGGTTTTCAGGTTCGCCCGCAGTTCCGTCTCCATGGACGGCGCGAGCAGTCGCCGGTATCCGTCCTGAACAGCCAGGCGCACCTGCCGTGCGCAGGCTCCCCCTCCGCGCACGAAGCGGCGTTCCAGCTCGGCCGCGGCCAACACCTCGTCCGGACGCACCTCCACGGAAAGAACAGCCTCCCGTTCGCCCCGGAACAGGGCCAGAATCCGATGGCCGGGAGCGGTTGCCGCGGGCTCCTCCCAGTCGTTCCAATCCCTGAACTTGGCCGCCACGGCCGGGTCGATCTTGGCCGCGCCCCTGGCCGGACGGGACCGCAGCCGGGCCTTGGTCGTGAACAGGGCGCGCATCGCGGCTCTGGCCCCGGCATCCTCGGAAATGCGCTCAGCCAGGATATCCCTGGCCCCGGCCAGGGCCTGTTCCGTTGTTTCCACGCCCCTGGGCGGATCGACAAAAGAGGACGCGGCAACAACCGGGTCCGCGGCCCGCTGTTCCATGAGCAGGTCGGCCAGGGGTTCCAGCCCCTTCTCCACGGCCATCATCGCCCGGGTGCGCCGCTTGGGCCGATGGGGAAGATAGACGTCCTCCAGTTCGGTCAGGGACCGGGCCCCCTCCAGGGCGGCGCGCAAGGCCTCGGACAACAGCTCCCGTTCCTCCAGGGAGGCCAGCATGGCCGCCCGACGCTTGTCCAACTCAGCCAACGCCTCCAGCCCGTCGCGCACCTTGCGCACGACCACCTCGTCCAGGGAACCCGTGGCCTCCTTACGGTACCGGGCGATGAACACCTCGGTGGAGCCTTCCCGGAGCAAATCCGCCACGGCCTGAACCTGTCGCGTCGTCAGGCCGAGCTGCGCGGCCACCTGATTGATATGGGTCAAATGCGTTGTTCCTTTAAAGAAATTAATGTGTTGTCGCGTTCAGCGGACAAGGTTGCGGAGGCCATGGGTGGCCTTTGCTGGGATCGCGAGGCTCTGCACTCGCGGGTTTTGAAGAGCGGGT contains:
- a CDS encoding Tex family protein, whose amino-acid sequence is MTHINQVAAQLGLTTRQVQAVADLLREGSTEVFIARYRKEATGSLDEVVVRKVRDGLEALAELDKRRAAMLASLEERELLSEALRAALEGARSLTELEDVYLPHRPKRRTRAMMAVEKGLEPLADLLMEQRAADPVVAASSFVDPPRGVETTEQALAGARDILAERISEDAGARAAMRALFTTKARLRSRPARGAAKIDPAVAAKFRDWNDWEEPAATAPGHRILALFRGEREAVLSVEVRPDEVLAAAELERRFVRGGGACARQVRLAVQDGYRRLLAPSMETELRANLKTRADAEAIGVFSANLRELLLSPPLGRKRTMALDPGFRTGAKLACLDEQGGLLHHETVFVVGSERQAAESARCIRELVERFAVQAVAVGNGTAGRETEAFVRSLGLQGVFVVMVNESGASVYSGSDIAREEFPDLDLTVRGAVSIGRRLMDPLAELVKIDPKAIGVGQYQHDVDQAALKRALDDTVVSCVNAVGVELNTASAALLSFVSGLGPALARNIVAWRDENGAFGSRRDLLRVKRLGPKAFEQAAGFLRIRDADNPLDASGIHPERYGLVERMARDMGVGVRELIRDGRTRAGIDPHRYLSEEAGLPTLTDILAELDRPGRDPRPTFEHFAFAEGMHRPEDLSPGMVLPGIVTNVTRFGAFVDVGVHQDGLVHVSQMADRFVRDPAEVVRTGQHVRARVLEVDLERRRISLSLKGVVHGG